A window of the Isosphaera pallida ATCC 43644 genome harbors these coding sequences:
- the pdxH gene encoding pyridoxamine 5'-phosphate oxidase: MSLYSATERVPEPGSAPREMRVDYKRASLSESDVHPDPITQFGVWFEEAVAHGLREPNAMTLATVGPDGRPSARIVLLKGYDPRGFVFFTNYESRKGRELSANPHAALVFFWADLERQIRIEGMVERVDPDESDDYFKSRPLGSRLGALASRQSTVIPNRDVLDRRLAELEAQVRAGDVPQRPDWWGGYRVTPSELEFWQGRSNRLHDRLRYRRDELSPSGWRIERLSP; this comes from the coding sequence ATGTCGTTATATTCAGCCACTGAACGGGTTCCCGAACCTGGTTCGGCTCCTCGGGAGATGCGTGTGGACTACAAGCGCGCCTCATTGAGCGAGTCGGATGTCCATCCCGACCCGATCACGCAGTTCGGGGTTTGGTTCGAGGAGGCGGTGGCTCATGGTTTGCGCGAACCCAACGCCATGACCCTGGCGACGGTTGGTCCCGACGGGCGTCCCTCGGCCCGGATCGTGCTGCTCAAGGGGTACGACCCGCGGGGGTTCGTCTTCTTTACGAACTACGAGAGCCGCAAGGGCCGCGAGCTTTCGGCCAACCCCCACGCCGCCTTGGTCTTTTTCTGGGCCGATTTGGAGCGTCAGATTCGGATCGAGGGAATGGTGGAACGAGTTGATCCTGACGAATCCGATGATTATTTCAAGAGTCGTCCGCTGGGGTCGCGTCTGGGGGCGTTGGCTTCTCGTCAAAGCACGGTCATTCCCAACCGCGACGTGCTGGATCGGCGTTTGGCCGAACTGGAAGCGCAGGTTCGGGCGGGCGACGTTCCCCAACGTCCCGACTGGTGGGGGGGATATCGTGTGACCCCGTCGGAACTGGAGTTCTGGCAAGGCCGTTCCAACCGCTTGCATGATCGTCTACGTTATCGTCGGGATGAATTGTCGCCTTCGGGCTGGAGGATCGAACGCTTGTCCCCTTGA
- a CDS encoding DMT family protein produces the protein MPVLVQTILLLTIANIFITFAWYAHLKELNHQPWFIAALMSWAIALAEYLFQVPANRIGHTQFNVGQLKILQEVITLSVFIPVSVFYLREPLKWDYFWAGLCLVGAVYFIFRNA, from the coding sequence ATGCCGGTTCTGGTTCAGACGATTCTGTTGTTGACCATCGCCAACATCTTCATAACCTTCGCCTGGTACGCCCACCTCAAGGAACTCAACCATCAACCCTGGTTTATCGCCGCGTTGATGAGTTGGGCAATCGCGCTGGCCGAATATCTCTTTCAAGTTCCGGCCAATCGGATTGGACACACGCAATTCAACGTGGGCCAACTCAAAATTCTGCAGGAAGTCATCACCCTCAGCGTATTCATCCCTGTCTCGGTGTTTTATCTGCGCGAACCGCTCAAGTGGGATTATTTCTGGGCGGGCTTGTGTCTGGTGGGCGCGGTCTATTTCATCTTTCGCAACGCTTGA
- a CDS encoding esterase yields MAWTIGWIEVNAQPVAAPSPEVSSERQITFRVFAPKADTARLTSSDLPGLGFAGVGMTKNERGVWEVKIGPVPAGAYRYAFNVDGTIVLDSNNPNVSPTNDSVFSLVEVPGSELFDRREGTPQGAVARVDYYSQTLKRFRRMHVYTPPDYDTSRERTYPVLYLLHGATDCDASWSTVGRAGVILDNLIASGRAEPMIVVMPHGHTGPFRFGASPEENAFERQMEEFSQEFTREIIPLIETRYRVIADRAHRALAGLSMGGYQTLLIGIDHLGEFGYLGIFSSGIFGIAGGFGADAPSDQWEKARKAVLDDANLKKGLKLVWFAIGKEDFLLKTSRATVTMLQRHGFEVISKETEGGHTWLNWRDNLAEFAPLLFKP; encoded by the coding sequence GTGGCGTGGACCATTGGGTGGATCGAAGTGAACGCGCAGCCGGTGGCGGCTCCATCGCCCGAAGTGTCGTCGGAGCGTCAGATCACCTTCCGCGTGTTCGCTCCCAAGGCAGACACAGCGCGGTTGACCAGCAGCGACCTCCCCGGTCTGGGCTTCGCCGGGGTAGGGATGACCAAAAACGAGCGTGGGGTCTGGGAAGTTAAGATTGGCCCGGTCCCCGCCGGAGCCTACCGCTACGCATTCAACGTGGACGGCACCATCGTTCTGGACTCCAACAACCCCAACGTCAGTCCCACCAACGACAGCGTTTTCAGTCTGGTGGAGGTCCCCGGTTCGGAGTTGTTCGACCGACGCGAGGGGACACCCCAGGGGGCCGTGGCTCGGGTGGATTATTACTCCCAAACCCTCAAGCGGTTTCGTCGAATGCACGTCTACACACCTCCGGACTATGATACCAGCCGGGAACGAACCTATCCGGTGCTGTACCTGCTTCACGGTGCCACCGACTGCGACGCCTCCTGGAGTACGGTGGGCCGTGCGGGAGTCATTCTCGACAACCTAATCGCCTCGGGCCGCGCCGAGCCGATGATCGTGGTGATGCCTCACGGCCACACCGGACCGTTTCGTTTCGGCGCGTCGCCCGAGGAAAATGCCTTCGAGCGTCAGATGGAAGAGTTTTCTCAGGAATTCACCCGGGAGATCATCCCCCTGATCGAGACCCGTTACCGGGTGATCGCCGATCGGGCCCATCGCGCGTTGGCCGGCTTGTCGATGGGGGGCTATCAGACCCTTCTCATCGGCATCGATCATCTCGGCGAGTTCGGTTATCTCGGCATTTTCAGTTCAGGGATCTTCGGCATCGCTGGCGGATTTGGGGCTGATGCTCCCAGCGACCAGTGGGAGAAGGCGCGCAAAGCGGTTTTGGACGACGCCAACCTCAAGAAGGGTCTCAAGCTGGTCTGGTTTGCGATTGGCAAGGAGGATTTTCTTCTCAAGACCTCGCGGGCGACCGTGACGATGCTCCAGCGCCACGGTTTTGAAGTCATCTCGAAGGAGACCGAGGGAGGACACACCTGGCTCAACTGGCGCGACAACCTGGCCGAGTTCGCCCCCTTGCTGTTCAAACCCTGA
- a CDS encoding DsrE family protein, protein MATLAGMIWNGGGMVTVRAWPVVQETEVEFVFPIIKRYGGVVALPDAAEPVLAGTKAICDLMGRGKTPDQPLPGLVRLAVLLNLAGTQGLKPDSFDLVVILHGDATESALNDAAYRRSQGHDHPSGELIDQLVAAGVKINVCGQSLLRKHLDPRDVRPGVTITASAISTILNYQSRGYPYIPSH, encoded by the coding sequence GTGGCGACATTGGCGGGAATGATTTGGAACGGCGGCGGGATGGTGACGGTCCGCGCTTGGCCGGTCGTTCAGGAAACTGAGGTCGAGTTCGTCTTCCCGATCATCAAACGCTACGGTGGCGTCGTCGCGTTGCCGGACGCCGCCGAGCCAGTCCTCGCGGGCACCAAAGCGATTTGCGACCTAATGGGTCGAGGCAAGACGCCGGACCAGCCCTTGCCAGGTTTGGTGCGTTTGGCAGTCCTGTTGAATCTCGCAGGCACCCAAGGGTTGAAACCCGATTCCTTCGATCTGGTGGTGATTCTTCATGGCGACGCCACCGAATCTGCGCTCAATGACGCGGCTTATCGTCGCTCGCAGGGGCACGACCATCCCAGCGGCGAGTTGATCGACCAGCTGGTGGCTGCGGGAGTGAAAATCAATGTGTGTGGGCAATCCCTATTACGCAAACATCTCGATCCGCGCGATGTTCGTCCCGGCGTGACCATCACCGCCTCGGCGATCTCGACCATCCTCAATTATCAGTCCCGAGGGTATCCCTATATTCCTTCCCATTGA
- a CDS encoding sulfatase has protein sequence MKHSMSAWWRIVALAAWIGVGAVGTVGPTAQGADDRPPNIVFILADDLGWTDLGCQGSTYYETPHLDRLAAQGIRFTQATTAGPNCQPTRAALITGQYGPRTGIYTVGSIERFNWRLRPLQPVDNVETLDPSAVTFAEVLKSAGYATGFFGKWHLGDGPSHPCRQGFDEALVTTTTHFHFRTNPPVELEDGVYQADFLTDRAVEFIKRHQAGPFLLCVQHFAVHSPYQAKPEWIEQFRSKAGAPGHRDPTYAAMIASVDESVGRIVAQIDRLALDRQTLVIFTSDNGGVGGYAREGLRRSQDVTDNAPLRGGKGMLYEGGIRVPFLARWPGRVPSGVVCDEPIQSIDLFPTLLELAGVAPPADLVLDGTSFVGLLETGRLQTDVERPPLFWHFPGYLGAGEDQWRATPVGVVRAGDWKLMEFFEDGHFELYNLKDDPGETCNRAADQVEKVAELHQRLIAWRRAINAPMPTPNPRRPPADKPVKPVPVPSQPG, from the coding sequence ATGAAACATTCAATGTCCGCTTGGTGGCGCATCGTCGCGCTCGCGGCGTGGATTGGAGTGGGAGCGGTTGGGACCGTCGGACCCACGGCGCAGGGAGCGGACGATCGCCCGCCCAACATCGTCTTCATTTTGGCCGATGACCTAGGTTGGACCGATCTAGGTTGCCAGGGATCAACCTACTATGAGACGCCGCACCTCGACCGTCTGGCGGCGCAGGGAATACGGTTCACCCAGGCGACCACCGCCGGTCCCAACTGTCAACCAACCCGCGCCGCCTTGATCACCGGGCAATACGGGCCGCGCACCGGGATCTACACCGTCGGCTCGATCGAACGGTTCAACTGGCGTCTCCGTCCCTTGCAGCCGGTAGATAACGTCGAGACGCTCGACCCGTCGGCTGTCACCTTCGCCGAGGTCCTCAAGTCGGCCGGATACGCCACCGGGTTCTTCGGCAAGTGGCACCTGGGCGACGGTCCTAGCCACCCGTGCCGCCAGGGATTCGACGAGGCGCTGGTGACGACGACAACCCATTTCCATTTTCGAACCAATCCCCCCGTCGAACTTGAGGACGGCGTATACCAAGCCGACTTTTTGACCGATCGGGCGGTCGAATTCATCAAGCGGCACCAAGCCGGGCCATTTTTGCTCTGCGTGCAACACTTCGCAGTCCATTCCCCCTATCAGGCCAAGCCGGAATGGATCGAGCAGTTTCGATCCAAAGCGGGGGCACCCGGCCACCGAGACCCAACTTACGCCGCGATGATCGCCAGCGTCGATGAAAGCGTAGGACGGATCGTCGCTCAAATTGACCGATTGGCGCTCGATCGTCAGACTTTAGTGATATTCACCAGCGACAATGGTGGAGTGGGCGGCTATGCCCGCGAAGGGTTGCGTCGCAGCCAGGATGTGACCGACAACGCCCCGTTGCGGGGTGGCAAGGGGATGCTCTACGAAGGCGGCATTCGCGTGCCGTTCCTAGCGCGATGGCCCGGGCGGGTGCCCAGCGGCGTGGTCTGCGACGAACCGATCCAGAGTATCGATCTGTTTCCAACCCTTCTGGAATTGGCCGGGGTCGCGCCTCCCGCCGACCTGGTGTTGGATGGGACAAGCTTCGTCGGTCTGCTCGAAACCGGACGACTTCAAACTGACGTGGAGCGCCCTCCCTTGTTCTGGCACTTTCCCGGCTATCTCGGGGCAGGGGAGGACCAATGGCGTGCCACTCCAGTCGGGGTCGTTCGCGCGGGCGACTGGAAGTTGATGGAATTCTTTGAAGATGGGCATTTTGAACTGTACAACCTTAAGGACGACCCTGGCGAGACCTGCAATCGTGCCGCTGACCAGGTCGAGAAAGTGGCCGAGCTTCACCAGCGATTGATCGCCTGGCGACGCGCCATCAACGCTCCGATGCCGACCCCCAACCCTCGGCGTCCACCGGCGGACAAGCCGGTGAAACCGGTCCCCGTGCCGTCGCAACCGGGTTGA
- a CDS encoding macro domain-containing protein, translated as MPPSRIEVVEGDLLDQPVEAIVNPWNRNVIPWWLLLPQGVSGAVRRRAGREPFRQLGRMGPIRLGEAVATTAGRLPFRAIIHVAGINLLWRSSEASIRTATRNAVALAGRLGLSSIALPLIGAGTGGACPERVLEWMREELSRCDFQGTVRIVRFAPKSSRGDHS; from the coding sequence ATGCCGCCATCAAGGATCGAGGTGGTTGAGGGCGATCTGCTCGATCAACCGGTCGAAGCGATTGTCAACCCTTGGAATCGGAATGTGATTCCCTGGTGGCTTTTATTGCCCCAGGGTGTCTCGGGGGCGGTCCGTCGTCGGGCCGGTCGAGAGCCATTTCGTCAGTTAGGCCGGATGGGACCAATTCGGTTGGGCGAGGCGGTGGCCACCACGGCGGGACGCTTACCGTTTCGGGCGATCATCCACGTCGCCGGAATTAATCTGCTTTGGCGCTCCTCGGAGGCGTCGATCCGAACCGCTACCCGCAACGCAGTCGCCTTGGCGGGACGCCTGGGCCTCAGTTCGATCGCGTTGCCTCTGATTGGGGCCGGAACCGGCGGCGCTTGTCCGGAGCGGGTGTTAGAATGGATGCGTGAGGAATTGAGCCGATGCGATTTCCAAGGCACGGTCAGGATCGTCCGTTTCGCCCCCAAGTCGTCCAGGGGTGACCACTCTTGA
- a CDS encoding aminotransferase class I/II-fold pyridoxal phosphate-dependent enzyme — MNVPESPESDSPASTPSSLPTASDTSSIRPERDREFEEEHDNFEMNVEFASRVLKLPPYLFGKINEIKYRKRRAGIDVLDLGMGNPTDPPAQTIIDKLCEAARDARNHRYSVATGIYNLRREVAIRYRNRHGVELDPESEVVATIGSKEGFSHMCLGLLGPGDTALVPAPSFPIHVHAVALASANVIALDVRRPEAFLENVVRVCESLTPRPKALILNFPHNPTGVVVESDFFREVVALARRFGFVVIHDFAYGDVGFDGYEPPSFLATPGAKEVGCELITMSKGYNMAGWRVGFAVGNSRMLQALKAIKGYYDYGLFQAVQIAAIVALRHGEPARQAQVLEYQARRDALVDSLNRQGWNITPPKAGMFIWAPIPEPWRSRMNSVEFAMKLLEEAEVAVSPGSGFGELGEGYLRLALIENVQRLRQAARQIGRCLRSEGGIHTH, encoded by the coding sequence ATGAATGTGCCTGAATCGCCCGAATCCGATTCGCCCGCCTCCACGCCGTCCTCCCTTCCCACCGCGTCCGACACGTCCAGCATCCGTCCCGAACGGGATCGGGAGTTCGAGGAGGAACACGATAATTTCGAGATGAACGTCGAGTTCGCCTCGCGGGTGTTGAAGCTGCCGCCCTACCTATTTGGCAAGATCAACGAAATCAAGTACCGCAAGCGGCGCGCCGGGATCGACGTTCTCGACCTGGGGATGGGCAACCCTACCGACCCGCCCGCTCAAACCATCATTGACAAGCTCTGCGAGGCTGCCCGCGACGCCCGCAACCATCGCTACAGCGTCGCCACCGGGATTTACAACCTGCGTCGGGAAGTGGCTATCCGTTATCGCAACCGTCACGGCGTCGAACTCGACCCGGAATCGGAAGTGGTCGCCACCATCGGTTCCAAAGAAGGCTTTAGCCACATGTGCTTAGGCCTTCTCGGTCCAGGCGACACCGCGTTGGTTCCAGCCCCCAGCTTCCCGATCCACGTTCACGCTGTCGCGCTGGCCTCCGCGAATGTGATCGCCTTGGACGTGCGACGGCCGGAGGCGTTTTTGGAGAACGTGGTGCGGGTGTGCGAGAGCCTTACGCCGCGTCCCAAAGCGCTGATTCTCAACTTTCCCCACAACCCAACCGGAGTGGTGGTCGAGAGCGACTTTTTCCGTGAGGTCGTGGCCTTAGCGCGACGGTTCGGCTTCGTGGTGATTCACGACTTCGCCTATGGCGACGTTGGGTTCGACGGTTACGAGCCGCCCAGCTTCCTGGCCACGCCGGGGGCCAAGGAGGTGGGCTGCGAACTGATCACCATGTCCAAAGGTTACAACATGGCCGGGTGGCGGGTGGGCTTCGCTGTGGGCAACTCCCGGATGCTCCAAGCCCTCAAGGCGATCAAGGGCTATTACGATTACGGCCTGTTTCAAGCGGTGCAGATTGCGGCGATCGTGGCGTTGCGGCACGGCGAGCCAGCCCGCCAGGCTCAGGTGTTGGAATACCAGGCCCGACGCGACGCGCTAGTGGACAGCCTCAACCGTCAAGGCTGGAACATCACCCCGCCCAAGGCCGGCATGTTCATCTGGGCTCCCATTCCCGAACCGTGGCGGTCGCGGATGAACTCGGTCGAGTTTGCTATGAAGCTGCTCGAAGAGGCCGAGGTCGCCGTCAGTCCCGGCAGCGGCTTCGGCGAACTGGGCGAGGGCTATCTGCGGCTGGCCCTGATCGAGAATGTCCAACGCCTCCGCCAAGCCGCCCGTCAAATCGGCCGCTGCCTCCGCTCAGAGGGGGGGATTCATACCCATTGA
- a CDS encoding peptidylprolyl isomerase, which produces MITTRIRMVLDSTVWRPSLVAVVSLSAAVPVLGQTREGRNANTPPPAPTALPSPSGPTDTTTPKLKPVAIPVNPSDPVAVINGQVITRQMLSDECVARRGVEILETLIARVLIDQAIQAQGLSVTAEEINAEIDSVAQRMAGLSREAWLKTLYKERGISPEQYARDIIYPTLALRKLAEPLVQITPKDLQIAFDATYGDKLRCRMIMVDKLRVAQEIWQELKANPGGFEKIAMERSMDLNTRSLGGLIAEPISRHAAPETVSAAAFAQLVDGNPNDKDPSHKPKDGDITGPIQVSETSWIILKREAVIPAQAKDPNDPAIAAQLEELVRDTKIKEKMGEVFNALMKRAQIENRLTGHIKMANEDPDPATGVDAAIRRASNNDQEQSAPPQTAPAPKTITPPPVADGPGAQSPKLKLPVPAGVTPEMIRERERLREQIRKEAQSVKPSNN; this is translated from the coding sequence ATGATCACGACCCGCATTCGCATGGTTTTGGATTCGACGGTCTGGCGACCGTCGCTGGTGGCCGTTGTCAGCCTGAGCGCGGCGGTTCCCGTACTGGGACAAACCCGCGAGGGAAGAAACGCCAACACTCCCCCTCCGGCCCCAACCGCGCTGCCGTCTCCTTCGGGACCAACCGACACCACCACACCCAAACTCAAGCCGGTGGCAATTCCCGTCAATCCCAGCGATCCGGTGGCGGTGATCAACGGCCAGGTGATCACTCGCCAGATGCTCTCGGACGAGTGCGTGGCCCGTCGGGGTGTCGAGATTTTGGAGACGTTGATTGCCCGCGTGCTGATCGACCAGGCGATCCAAGCGCAAGGTCTGAGCGTGACCGCCGAGGAGATCAATGCCGAGATTGATTCAGTCGCGCAACGCATGGCCGGTCTTTCCCGCGAAGCTTGGCTCAAAACCCTCTACAAGGAGCGCGGCATCAGCCCCGAACAATACGCCCGCGACATCATTTATCCCACCCTGGCGCTACGCAAGTTGGCCGAGCCGCTGGTTCAGATCACCCCCAAGGATCTTCAGATCGCCTTCGACGCGACCTACGGCGACAAGCTGCGCTGCCGGATGATCATGGTGGACAAGCTACGGGTTGCCCAGGAAATCTGGCAAGAGCTTAAGGCCAACCCCGGTGGATTCGAGAAGATCGCCATGGAGCGGTCAATGGATCTGAACACCCGCTCGCTGGGTGGTCTGATCGCCGAGCCGATCTCGCGGCACGCCGCTCCCGAAACCGTTTCGGCGGCCGCGTTTGCCCAACTCGTCGATGGCAATCCCAACGACAAGGATCCCAGTCACAAGCCCAAGGATGGCGACATCACCGGCCCAATCCAGGTCTCGGAAACCTCCTGGATCATTCTCAAGCGCGAAGCGGTCATCCCGGCTCAGGCTAAGGATCCCAACGATCCGGCCATTGCCGCCCAACTTGAGGAACTGGTGCGCGACACCAAGATCAAAGAGAAGATGGGCGAGGTGTTCAACGCTCTGATGAAGCGGGCGCAGATCGAAAATCGCTTGACCGGCCATATCAAGATGGCTAACGAGGACCCCGATCCCGCCACCGGCGTGGACGCGGCAATTCGTCGCGCCTCCAACAACGACCAAGAACAGTCCGCCCCCCCCCAAACCGCGCCGGCTCCCAAGACCATCACACCGCCGCCCGTCGCGGACGGCCCAGGGGCCCAATCCCCCAAATTGAAGCTACCGGTCCCCGCCGGAGTCACCCCCGAAATGATCCGCGAACGCGAACGCCTCCGCGAGCAAATCCGCAAGGAGGCCCAAAGCGTCAAGCCGTCCAACAACTGA
- the ggt gene encoding gamma-glutamyltransferase, whose product MAWLVGSTPPVRAQETAVVVSASAAVFQREAVVCNDEPSARVGATILAQGGNAIDAAVATALALAVTHPAAGNLGGGGFLVAFLPERGQVVAYDFRETAPAASTPTMYLDEQGRLRPRHRVGPRAAGVPGTPRGLELAHRHHGQLPWAQVVAPAIALARDGFPVTKVLADSLNAQLQLRSGTQPLEVDDENPGDAQARMADFPSSTAAFAKPDGTPWRAGDLLKQPDLASTLQRLADRGADDFYRGQTAHLIVEAMARDGGIITLKDLESYQAKSRPPIRFTYRGYEIYGMSPPSSGGLTMGMMFRMLERFDLAADGPESPQTLHRVTEAMKRAYMIRARDLGDPDFNNRDWETLLESKEVERLAASIGPRATPSRDLAGDAWIIAPEGTDTTHLSVIDAQGAAVALTYTLEESYGSKYVVPGAGFLLNNEMGDFNLIPGLTDERGHIGTTPNLIAPGKRMLSSMSPTLVLREGRVRVVTGSPGGRTIPNTTLWVLLRLIDFNASPAEAVAAPRTHHAWFPDLLSLEGREWPKATLDTLVSQGHRLQVGGVQGDAHTIVVDPVTAARHGVPDPRRGIAHAAGR is encoded by the coding sequence GTGGCCTGGCTCGTGGGATCAACCCCGCCGGTGCGGGCACAGGAGACGGCGGTTGTCGTCTCCGCCTCCGCGGCGGTCTTTCAACGCGAGGCGGTGGTTTGCAACGACGAGCCGTCCGCCCGGGTTGGAGCGACGATCTTGGCCCAGGGCGGCAACGCCATCGACGCGGCTGTGGCGACCGCTCTGGCGCTAGCCGTGACCCACCCGGCTGCGGGCAATCTGGGAGGCGGTGGGTTTCTCGTGGCCTTTCTACCGGAGCGTGGCCAGGTGGTCGCCTACGACTTTCGTGAGACGGCTCCGGCGGCTTCGACTCCCACGATGTATCTTGACGAACAGGGTCGGTTGCGGCCGCGTCACCGGGTGGGTCCCCGCGCCGCGGGGGTTCCCGGCACGCCTCGGGGTCTGGAACTGGCGCATCGCCATCACGGCCAGTTGCCCTGGGCTCAGGTGGTCGCGCCGGCGATCGCGCTAGCACGCGACGGCTTTCCCGTGACCAAGGTGTTGGCCGACTCGCTCAACGCCCAGTTGCAGTTGCGGTCCGGGACGCAACCACTGGAGGTGGACGACGAGAATCCCGGCGATGCCCAAGCGCGGATGGCCGACTTCCCTTCCTCAACGGCGGCCTTCGCCAAACCTGACGGCACCCCCTGGCGGGCAGGCGATCTACTCAAGCAACCCGACCTGGCCAGCACCCTTCAGCGTCTGGCCGACCGCGGGGCGGATGACTTCTATCGAGGCCAGACCGCCCATTTGATCGTGGAGGCGATGGCCCGCGACGGCGGCATCATCACCCTCAAGGACTTGGAATCCTATCAAGCCAAGTCCCGCCCCCCGATTCGCTTCACCTATCGCGGCTATGAGATTTACGGCATGTCGCCCCCCTCCTCGGGAGGTCTGACGATGGGCATGATGTTCCGGATGCTGGAGCGATTCGACCTGGCCGCCGACGGACCCGAGTCGCCCCAAACCTTGCATCGGGTCACCGAGGCTATGAAACGCGCCTACATGATCCGCGCCCGGGACCTGGGTGATCCCGACTTCAACAACCGCGATTGGGAAACCCTGTTGGAATCAAAGGAGGTGGAACGGTTGGCTGCCTCGATCGGGCCCCGCGCTACCCCCAGCCGCGATCTGGCCGGCGATGCCTGGATCATCGCCCCCGAGGGAACCGACACCACCCATCTTTCCGTGATCGACGCCCAGGGAGCAGCAGTGGCCCTCACCTACACGCTCGAGGAATCCTATGGGTCGAAGTATGTGGTTCCCGGCGCGGGTTTCTTGCTCAACAACGAGATGGGTGATTTCAACCTCATTCCCGGACTCACCGACGAACGCGGCCACATCGGCACCACGCCCAATCTGATCGCGCCTGGCAAACGAATGCTGAGTTCGATGTCGCCCACCCTGGTGCTACGCGAGGGACGGGTCCGGGTGGTGACCGGATCACCGGGCGGTCGTACCATCCCCAACACGACTTTGTGGGTGCTGTTGCGTCTGATTGACTTCAACGCCTCGCCTGCCGAGGCGGTCGCCGCGCCTCGAACCCACCACGCCTGGTTCCCCGACCTCCTGTCGTTGGAAGGACGGGAGTGGCCCAAAGCCACGTTGGACACCTTGGTATCCCAGGGACATCGGCTCCAAGTCGGGGGTGTTCAGGGCGACGCCCATACGATTGTGGTCGATCCCGTCACGGCAGCCCGTCACGGCGTACCTGATCCGCGTCGCGGAATCGCCCACGCCGCGGGGCGGTGA
- a CDS encoding HU family DNA-binding protein has product MAKKVPAKPAPKAAANGPKAKAAPKATPKAKPPTKNEVFGKLAESTQLTKKQVAAVFEQLEKMIIEELGPKGSQVFQIPNLVKLSVTVRPATAEKMGRNPATGEPMKIAAKPARKAVKVRVLKMLKEAVE; this is encoded by the coding sequence ATGGCTAAGAAAGTTCCCGCCAAGCCGGCCCCCAAGGCCGCCGCCAACGGTCCCAAAGCCAAAGCCGCTCCCAAGGCCACTCCCAAGGCCAAACCCCCCACCAAAAACGAAGTGTTCGGCAAGCTGGCGGAAAGCACCCAGCTGACCAAGAAGCAGGTCGCCGCGGTCTTCGAGCAACTCGAGAAGATGATTATCGAAGAACTCGGCCCCAAGGGATCCCAGGTCTTCCAGATTCCCAACCTGGTCAAGCTGAGCGTCACCGTTCGCCCGGCCACTGCCGAGAAGATGGGCCGCAACCCTGCTACCGGCGAACCGATGAAAATCGCGGCCAAGCCGGCCCGCAAGGCGGTCAAAGTCCGTGTCCTCAAGATGCTCAAGGAAGCCGTCGAGTGA
- a CDS encoding cupin domain-containing protein has translation MSTVDPSQPRVQDPPPTSVGVRADRPRFLVRRLADAPVVECHCGPSARLLTYPEADQINVHVTTIVDATEHYHKITTEYYYILEGNGTLYLDHQPIEVEPGTLVVIEPGVRHRLVSVTGVKTLVMGVPALDPADEYFDEDASRT, from the coding sequence ATGTCCACCGTCGATCCTTCGCAACCTCGAGTCCAAGACCCCCCGCCTACCTCGGTGGGCGTTCGCGCCGACCGTCCCCGATTCCTGGTACGCCGTCTGGCCGACGCCCCCGTAGTCGAGTGTCACTGCGGTCCCAGCGCTCGGTTGTTGACCTACCCCGAAGCGGATCAAATCAATGTCCACGTCACCACCATCGTGGACGCCACCGAACATTACCATAAAATCACAACTGAGTATTATTATATTCTTGAGGGTAATGGGACGTTATATCTCGATCACCAACCGATTGAGGTGGAGCCGGGAACCCTGGTCGTGATTGAGCCGGGGGTACGTCATCGTTTAGTCAGCGTCACGGGGGTTAAGACGCTGGTGATGGGGGTTCCCGCTTTGGATCCGGCCGACGAATATTTCGACGAGGACGCATCTCGGACGTGA